In a genomic window of Sulfurimonas denitrificans DSM 1251:
- a CDS encoding site-specific DNA-methyltransferase produces the protein MALSLIEELPKIVKEGRAEAARILERINSGNALALQTNELVLPSKDVSGLFRGEMPSSDESEWKNRLIYGDNILVMQGLLAGDATSGLESMRGKIDLIYIDPPFDSKADYRTKITLPNINLSQKPTVIEQFAYADTWKDGTVSYLKMIYPRLVLMRELLSEKGSIYVHIDWHVGHYVKILLDDIFGKGKFRNEIIWHYSTLGRPKDKFAQKHDQIFVYGKSDDAFFNTEEAKIPYSDDYIESHFRDIDDNGKKCRKRFDAGKWRIYYPDEGMIPNDVWDIPYENSMSKERVSYATQKPVALMERIIKSSTIKGQLIADFFGGSGTTAVVAERLNRQWISSDIGKPSIMVQRKVSTPHHKHRFSACNVSKREGYISLIT, from the coding sequence ATGGCTTTATCACTTATAGAAGAGTTACCAAAAATTGTTAAAGAGGGGCGTGCTGAAGCGGCTAGGATTTTGGAGCGGATAAATAGCGGAAATGCTCTTGCACTTCAAACAAATGAGTTGGTTTTGCCCTCTAAAGATGTAAGCGGACTTTTTCGTGGTGAGATGCCGAGTTCTGATGAGAGTGAGTGGAAAAACAGGCTTATTTATGGGGATAATATTTTAGTCATGCAAGGGCTTTTAGCAGGAGATGCGACAAGTGGGCTTGAGAGTATGCGAGGCAAGATAGACCTTATCTACATCGACCCACCTTTTGACAGCAAAGCGGATTACCGCACCAAAATCACGCTTCCAAATATAAACCTCAGTCAAAAACCAACCGTAATTGAGCAATTTGCCTATGCCGACACATGGAAAGACGGCACGGTGAGTTACCTCAAGATGATATATCCCCGTTTAGTTTTGATGCGTGAGCTTTTAAGTGAAAAAGGCTCTATTTATGTGCATATTGATTGGCATGTTGGACATTATGTCAAGATTTTGCTTGATGATATTTTTGGGAAAGGGAAATTTAGGAATGAGATAATTTGGCATTATTCAACATTAGGACGACCAAAAGATAAATTTGCACAAAAGCATGACCAAATTTTTGTTTATGGTAAATCAGATGACGCATTTTTTAACACTGAAGAAGCAAAAATTCCTTATTCAGATGATTATATAGAAAGCCATTTTAGAGATATTGATGATAATGGTAAAAAATGTAGAAAAAGGTTTGATGCTGGAAAATGGAGAATATATTATCCTGATGAAGGAATGATTCCTAACGATGTATGGGATATTCCTTATGAAAACTCAATGTCAAAAGAAAGAGTTAGTTATGCTACGCAAAAACCAGTTGCTTTAATGGAAAGAATTATAAAGTCATCTACCATAAAAGGACAATTAATAGCTGACTTTTTTGGAGGAAGTGGAACAACAGCAGTTGTTGCAGAAAGATTAAATAGACAATGGATAAGCTCCGACATCGGTAAACCCTCTATTATGGTGCAACGAAAAGTTTCAACGCCACATCATAAACATAGATTCTCAGCTTGCAATGTTTCTAAAAGAGAGGGATATATCTCTTTAATAACATAG
- a CDS encoding EAL domain-containing protein: MNIPNRTKRNTLMLALFILLSSSLIAYLFLNYQLKKSINSEFERVVESTHRLFEINLKDEKEYLDISLDELLLSDGLSKAVANGDYKAIDSIVSPYYKKLKQSKKAVNILTFRSEDGITLYRAHKPEFFGDKVSQQRKLIADTNFFKRSFDGFEVGKFEMTYRVTRPIFYNEKYVGNLELGISPEYFLHELNAVFKTELGIAIDKKLLDIFSNKEEKGTVAIDDRYVLIDNKQNLKKYFMDENRSESLYKVSMNISLKNHLSESLGHLIVGFDIRDIAEKNTNFIYMLFFMIALMMFILVGILHFGFNKILKHFSKQVYKDHLTNLKNRYALDDALTSQKSKVLILSNIKEFSLLNELYGVHVGNETLIQVAHAFKEFAQEHSFEVYRISSDEYVLLKNDENFDEDSYSKLTEELHCKINSLNIVIHGVDEIISIEIYSGIAHDHAHSLEDAQMALKKAKKNSLSYMIYSKNVDTKESSQTILNIKKTIKHALEHKNVVPFFQPITDKNGTIVKYEALVRIVEFDNGKKNILSPAEFLDISMKSGSYIKIAKEMLEQSFSIFASRSEKISVNFLPNDFLNPSIMEALIIGIEKFESPNRVVVEITEQEGVENFERLLHVVKKLRDIGILIAIDDFGSGYANYAHILQIKPDYLKIDGSLIKDILEDNESRILVQSIVRFAKELGITTVAEYVETKEIFELLKSYGVDEFQGYYFGRPTDLIGV; encoded by the coding sequence ATGAATATACCAAATAGAACTAAGCGAAATACGCTTATGCTCGCACTCTTTATCTTACTATCATCATCATTGATTGCATATCTGTTTTTAAACTATCAACTTAAAAAATCCATAAATAGTGAGTTCGAGAGAGTTGTAGAATCAACACATAGACTCTTTGAAATCAATTTAAAAGATGAAAAAGAATATTTAGATATAAGCTTAGATGAGCTTCTCTTAAGTGATGGACTATCTAAGGCTGTAGCAAATGGTGACTATAAAGCGATAGACTCTATTGTCTCTCCATACTATAAAAAATTAAAGCAGAGCAAAAAAGCTGTAAACATTTTAACATTTCGCTCAGAGGATGGTATTACGCTTTATCGTGCTCACAAGCCTGAATTTTTTGGGGATAAGGTGAGCCAGCAGAGAAAACTCATAGCGGATACAAATTTTTTTAAACGTTCATTTGATGGTTTTGAAGTGGGTAAATTTGAGATGACATATCGTGTTACAAGACCAATATTTTATAATGAAAAATATGTCGGGAATTTAGAGCTTGGAATTTCACCAGAGTATTTTTTACATGAATTAAATGCGGTTTTTAAGACGGAACTAGGCATTGCTATTGATAAAAAATTGCTTGATATTTTCTCCAATAAAGAAGAAAAAGGGACAGTAGCGATAGATGATAGATATGTGTTAATTGATAATAAACAAAATTTAAAAAAATATTTTATGGATGAGAATAGAAGTGAGAGTTTGTATAAAGTAAGCATGAATATATCACTAAAAAATCATCTCTCAGAGAGTCTTGGACATTTGATTGTTGGTTTTGATATTAGAGATATAGCGGAGAAAAATACAAATTTTATATACATGCTATTTTTTATGATAGCTTTGATGATGTTTATTCTAGTAGGAATTTTGCATTTTGGTTTCAATAAAATTCTCAAACACTTTTCAAAGCAGGTCTATAAAGATCATTTGACAAATTTAAAAAATAGATATGCACTAGATGATGCTTTAACTTCGCAAAAGAGTAAAGTACTGATTTTAAGTAATATAAAAGAGTTTAGCCTTTTGAATGAACTCTATGGTGTACATGTTGGAAATGAGACGCTTATTCAAGTTGCACATGCTTTTAAAGAGTTTGCACAAGAGCACAGTTTTGAGGTATATAGAATCTCTTCTGATGAGTATGTCCTCTTGAAAAATGATGAAAATTTTGATGAAGATAGCTACTCAAAACTTACAGAGGAGCTTCATTGTAAAATAAATTCACTAAATATAGTCATTCATGGAGTTGATGAAATTATTAGTATTGAGATATATTCTGGCATTGCGCATGATCATGCACACTCCTTAGAAGATGCACAAATGGCACTGAAGAAGGCTAAGAAGAACTCTTTGAGTTATATGATATATTCAAAAAATGTAGATACAAAAGAGTCATCACAGACAATATTAAATATTAAAAAAACTATTAAACATGCTCTTGAGCATAAAAATGTAGTTCCATTTTTTCAACCAATTACTGATAAAAATGGAACTATTGTGAAGTATGAGGCTCTTGTTAGAATAGTAGAGTTTGATAATGGCAAAAAAAACATACTCTCTCCCGCAGAATTTTTAGATATATCAATGAAAAGCGGCTCATATATAAAAATAGCAAAAGAGATGCTAGAACAAAGCTTCAGTATCTTTGCCTCAAGAAGTGAGAAAATTTCTGTAAATTTTTTACCAAATGATTTTTTAAATCCATCTATCATGGAAGCGCTAATAATAGGCATAGAGAAGTTTGAATCACCAAATAGAGTTGTAGTAGAAATTACAGAACAAGAGGGTGTTGAGAACTTTGAGAGACTCTTACATGTTGTAAAAAAATTAAGAGATATAGGAATTTTGATTGCGATTGATGACTTTGGAAGCGGTTATGCAAACTATGCACATATCTTGCAGATAAAACCAGATTATCTAAAGATAGACGGCTCACTTATAAAAGATATACTAGAGGATAATGAGTCAAGGATTTTGGTTCAAAGCATCGTTAGATTTGCAAAAGAGTTAGGAATAACAACAGTTGCAGAGTATGTTGAAACCAAGGAGATATTTGAGCTTCTAAAGAGTTACGGTGTGGACGAATTTCAAGGCTACTATTTTGGTCGTCCAACCGATTTGATAGGTGTTTAG
- a CDS encoding MATE family efflux transporter encodes MTIFSRVISKDTRKVLSIAIPAALKHLVDILQILIDMLMVGMISISALAAVGMSMQFMMVINVLMTLYVVGGNALISRFIGQGRKRRASSLLYSLLIVASILSIFVTIGGYFGSKYLYAIMGAQGDVVEQGALYFKILSLGIILVFIDTLIYNALSAAGDTKNSLYIKLVSAAINAFLNYVFIFGHYGFDAMGIEGAAYATLMAYCFNLLAYYILLKKPYSKLNIIPIIRIKDIIRAWHVGWSAALERGISSISFLFFVSIIAAYGTAELAGYQVGLRIEGIAFMPGFGFAIAATALVGQSLGANNREKAYKMGIISGRVAYIFMGFVGFFLIMFPEFLVGFFTQDAQTIAVASYYLIFVGLAQIPLAIMFVYSGALRGAGATKTTLKVSIVSLWIFRVIPSYIAYKMGYGIVAIFIIMNVETLIKGIIYVYIYKQKRWLDTKI; translated from the coding sequence ATCACAATTTTTTCAAGAGTAATCTCTAAAGATACCCGCAAAGTACTCTCCATAGCAATTCCAGCCGCACTAAAGCATCTCGTAGATATATTACAGATTCTCATAGATATGCTTATGGTTGGAATGATTAGTATCTCAGCTCTTGCAGCTGTTGGTATGAGCATGCAGTTTATGATGGTTATAAATGTTTTAATGACGCTCTATGTTGTGGGTGGAAATGCTCTTATTTCCAGATTTATAGGGCAGGGGAGAAAGAGAAGAGCGTCATCCCTTCTCTACTCACTGCTTATAGTCGCTTCTATCTTATCTATCTTTGTAACAATAGGCGGATATTTTGGGAGTAAATATCTCTATGCTATTATGGGTGCGCAGGGCGATGTGGTAGAGCAGGGCGCACTCTACTTTAAGATACTCTCACTTGGAATCATTCTTGTCTTTATAGACACACTCATCTACAACGCACTCTCAGCGGCGGGAGATACAAAAAATTCACTCTATATAAAGCTAGTCTCAGCGGCAATTAACGCTTTTTTAAACTATGTTTTTATTTTTGGTCATTACGGTTTTGATGCAATGGGAATTGAAGGGGCAGCTTATGCTACTCTTATGGCATACTGTTTTAATCTTTTAGCGTACTATATACTTCTAAAAAAACCATACTCAAAACTAAATATCATCCCAATTATTCGCATAAAAGATATTATCAGAGCTTGGCATGTAGGTTGGAGTGCAGCACTTGAGAGAGGAATATCTAGCATCTCATTTCTGTTTTTTGTCTCTATCATAGCAGCTTATGGGACAGCGGAGTTGGCGGGGTATCAAGTAGGGCTTCGTATTGAGGGGATTGCTTTTATGCCAGGATTTGGATTTGCAATAGCCGCTACTGCTTTGGTTGGTCAGAGTTTGGGTGCAAATAACAGAGAAAAAGCTTACAAAATGGGCATAATAAGTGGTAGAGTTGCTTATATATTTATGGGCTTTGTCGGCTTTTTTCTTATAATGTTTCCAGAGTTTTTAGTCGGCTTTTTTACTCAGGATGCACAGACTATAGCGGTGGCATCTTACTATCTTATCTTTGTAGGTCTTGCTCAAATTCCTCTTGCCATTATGTTTGTATATTCTGGGGCTCTAAGAGGTGCTGGGGCTACAAAAACAACGTTAAAGGTAAGTATTGTCTCTCTTTGGATTTTTAGAGTAATCCCCTCATATATAGCATATAAAATGGGGTATGGAATCGTTGCAATATTTATAATTATGAATGTTGAGACTCTTATAAAAGGGATTATTTACGTCTATATTTACAAGCAAAAAAGATGGCTGGATACAAAAATTTAA
- a CDS encoding TolC family protein — protein MSKFLALFLALFGLGLHAQTLTLETCIEKSLRNHPDIKKLSLFLEQSSFGVDVAKADYLPQVNLSADYNPHNTFVMPQNGAFKTITGDSWQVGAQINQKIYDFSKTTSTIKANEKSQKIASLSLKDAEALLGYNIKNIYNLALFQTKALQTRERDYQTKEELYKQAAALVREGLKTQADEMSMLSALYSADDARAQSKAELHKALTTLSLYMGEKVEFDATLKDNSIDKREDFKTTKEDVMQKNYALSSAQELIKRDTLLYSAVKAQNYGSLDAVASYTRQSSLNEYDASMVGIGIKIPIYSGGRISAQEQISRIDIEMAKEAYNTKKLQLQEEIDNLLIDLQRFHYTTKAKEALIDSTLATKTIVEARYKEGLSTYIEVLDASSLNLQATLGLLESKFAIQKIMDRLEYLRGESE, from the coding sequence ATGAGTAAATTTTTAGCTCTTTTTTTAGCTCTTTTTGGTTTGGGCTTACATGCACAAACCCTGACGCTTGAAACCTGTATCGAAAAATCTCTGCGGAATCATCCAGATATCAAGAAACTCTCTCTTTTTCTTGAGCAGAGCTCTTTTGGAGTTGATGTAGCAAAAGCTGACTACTTGCCTCAAGTAAATCTAAGTGCAGATTATAATCCTCACAACACTTTTGTAATGCCACAAAATGGTGCTTTTAAAACCATAACTGGTGATAGCTGGCAAGTTGGTGCTCAGATAAATCAAAAAATATATGATTTCTCAAAAACCACCTCAACTATAAAAGCAAACGAAAAGAGTCAAAAAATAGCTTCTCTTTCACTCAAAGATGCAGAGGCTCTTCTTGGCTATAACATTAAAAACATCTACAACTTAGCACTATTTCAAACAAAAGCCCTACAAACTAGAGAGAGAGACTATCAAACTAAAGAGGAGCTATATAAACAAGCAGCGGCACTTGTTCGTGAAGGTTTAAAGACACAAGCAGATGAGATGAGTATGCTTAGTGCACTATATAGCGCAGATGATGCAAGAGCACAAAGTAAAGCTGAACTTCATAAAGCGCTAACGACACTCTCTTTATATATGGGCGAAAAGGTAGAGTTTGACGCTACTCTCAAAGATAACAGCATAGATAAAAGAGAGGATTTTAAAACTACAAAAGAAGATGTTATGCAAAAAAACTATGCTCTCTCTAGCGCACAAGAACTTATCAAGAGAGATACACTTCTATATAGCGCAGTAAAAGCCCAAAATTATGGCTCTCTCGATGCAGTTGCCTCTTACACACGTCAAAGTTCACTAAACGAATATGACGCTTCAATGGTTGGCATTGGAATAAAAATTCCAATATACAGCGGAGGTAGAATCTCAGCACAAGAGCAAATCTCTCGCATAGATATAGAGATGGCAAAAGAGGCATACAACACAAAAAAACTCCAACTGCAAGAGGAGATAGACAACCTTCTTATTGATTTACAAAGATTTCACTACACAACAAAGGCAAAAGAGGCTCTCATTGATTCTACTTTAGCTACAAAAACAATAGTAGAAGCAAGATACAAAGAGGGGCTATCAACCTACATAGAGGTGCTTGATGCTTCATCTCTAAACTTACAAGCTACGCTAGGACTCTTAGAGTCAAAATTTGCTATACAAAAAATTATGGATAGATTAGAATATTTAAGAGGAGAGAGTGAGTGA
- a CDS encoding efflux RND transporter periplasmic adaptor subunit yields MKNYLKYIIPGVIVVAIGAIFYNKVYVVKSTFQTIKPSIGELHVTIRGIGNVDAKNIYNITAQSGGKINEIFFDEGDFVKKGDLLLIIDSVDMPLLVEEAKASLLKAGFEASSSKESKEALEAQRTLIESTHARYKKLLEQKYLSQAEYDKAKSDLTNIDAQIASAKAKIASASSEELRLKKSIEALKEKLQRFKIYSPVDGYIISKDAELASYVLPSSTIFKIVDPKTLWIRTNIDERVASELKVGQKATINLRSKPNENIPATLQRVVATSNAVTLEREINVGFDVTPDKFYINEQAEVHVEVATYKDAIKIPAKLLRTYKEQRGVWVADGDSALFKPIEILAQNDNEVAVKSGISAEAELLELDISKKPLSNGMKIFR; encoded by the coding sequence GTGAAAAATTACTTAAAATATATAATACCAGGAGTTATAGTAGTCGCTATTGGAGCTATTTTTTACAATAAAGTTTATGTTGTAAAATCAACATTTCAAACTATAAAACCCTCAATTGGTGAGTTACATGTAACTATCCGTGGTATAGGAAATGTGGACGCTAAAAATATCTACAACATCACAGCACAGAGTGGCGGGAAGATAAATGAGATTTTTTTTGACGAGGGCGATTTTGTAAAAAAAGGAGACCTGCTCCTTATTATAGATAGCGTAGATATGCCTCTTTTAGTTGAAGAAGCAAAAGCCTCACTGCTGAAAGCTGGGTTTGAAGCATCATCTTCAAAAGAGAGCAAAGAGGCTCTTGAAGCTCAAAGAACTCTTATAGAATCAACTCACGCAAGATACAAAAAACTCTTAGAGCAGAAGTACTTATCTCAAGCAGAGTATGACAAAGCAAAGAGTGATTTAACCAATATAGATGCTCAAATAGCCTCTGCAAAAGCTAAAATTGCATCTGCATCATCTGAAGAGTTACGACTTAAAAAGAGCATAGAAGCACTTAAAGAGAAGCTTCAAAGATTTAAAATTTACTCTCCAGTAGATGGATATATAATCTCAAAAGATGCTGAGCTTGCCTCTTACGTTCTGCCCTCTTCTACTATTTTTAAAATCGTTGATCCAAAAACACTCTGGATTCGTACAAATATTGATGAGAGAGTAGCCTCAGAGCTAAAAGTAGGGCAAAAGGCAACGATCAACTTAAGATCTAAACCAAACGAAAATATCCCTGCAACGCTTCAAAGAGTTGTAGCAACGAGCAACGCCGTAACACTCGAGAGAGAGATAAATGTCGGTTTTGATGTTACTCCAGATAAATTTTACATAAATGAACAAGCAGAGGTACATGTAGAAGTTGCAACATATAAAGACGCTATAAAAATACCTGCCAAACTTCTTAGAACTTACAAAGAGCAAAGAGGCGTTTGGGTAGCTGATGGGGATAGCGCTCTCTTTAAACCTATAGAAATTTTGGCACAAAATGACAACGAAGTTGCTGTTAAATCTGGAATAAGCGCAGAGGCAGAACTTCTCGAACTAGATATAAGTAAAAAACCTCTAAGCAATGGAATGAAGATTTTTAGATGA
- a CDS encoding ABC transporter permease — translation MIDLAAKDIKHTLGKFLVTAMGVGMLLGIVLIMIGVYRGMMADAETLLNDIKADLWIVQEDTLGPFAESSRVYRDMRETIYVMQGIEKSEAMTFQNIQLPSREKPVRVVAVGYDIYGSINPINEARLVAGRALKNEHYEIVVTDKTGFELGEIIKLGRNNYTVVGITHDTVSNGGDPLVYLNLKDAQELQFLYSNKEIQNSVARGVKNSESDMVNVIIARVKSGYDIEEVASEIRKWQHKSVYSAKDQKEILTKNLIEKSSKQIGLFTAILVVVSTIIIALIIYTMTLEKMKEIAIMKLMGLPNSIIISMIVKETLLLGVFAFIFGNIFSHLTYDKFPKRIVLEIPDAWMLFGVIIIASILASFVGVKKVISADPAAAIGG, via the coding sequence ATGATTGATTTAGCTGCAAAAGATATCAAACATACTCTTGGCAAGTTTTTAGTAACTGCTATGGGTGTTGGAATGTTGCTTGGCATTGTTCTTATTATGATTGGCGTTTATCGTGGAATGATGGCTGATGCTGAAACTCTTTTAAATGATATAAAAGCTGATTTATGGATAGTTCAAGAAGATACACTAGGACCTTTTGCTGAATCTTCAAGAGTTTATAGAGATATGAGAGAGACTATCTATGTTATGCAAGGCATTGAGAAAAGTGAAGCGATGACATTTCAAAATATCCAGCTCCCATCTCGTGAGAAACCAGTTCGTGTTGTAGCGGTGGGTTATGACATCTATGGCTCAATAAACCCCATAAACGAGGCAAGATTAGTAGCAGGACGAGCTTTAAAAAATGAGCATTACGAAATCGTGGTAACGGATAAAACAGGGTTTGAATTAGGTGAAATAATCAAATTAGGAAGAAACAACTATACAGTAGTCGGTATCACACACGACACTGTTTCAAATGGCGGAGACCCTCTTGTTTATCTTAACCTAAAAGATGCGCAAGAGCTTCAGTTTCTATACTCAAATAAAGAGATTCAAAATAGTGTAGCAAGAGGGGTGAAAAACTCAGAATCTGATATGGTAAATGTCATAATTGCAAGAGTAAAAAGCGGCTACGACATAGAAGAAGTGGCATCAGAGATAAGAAAATGGCAACACAAAAGCGTATATAGTGCAAAAGATCAAAAAGAGATTTTGACAAAAAACCTCATAGAGAAATCCTCAAAACAGATAGGATTATTTACCGCTATTTTAGTTGTAGTCTCAACCATTATTATCGCTCTTATCATCTACACTATGACTCTAGAGAAGATGAAAGAGATAGCTATTATGAAGCTTATGGGACTTCCAAACTCGATTATCATCTCAATGATTGTCAAAGAGACACTGCTTCTTGGGGTCTTTGCGTTTATATTTGGAAATATCTTCTCTCATCTTACTTACGATAAGTTTCCAAAGAGAATTGTCTTAGAAATTCCAGATGCATGGATGCTCTTTGGTGTTATCATCATAGCCTCTATACTAGCCTCTTTTGTTGGTGTTAAAAAAGTTATCAGTGCCGACCCTGCAGCGGCAATCGGAGGGTGA
- a CDS encoding ABC transporter ATP-binding protein: MEKKSAIKIKKLVKNFGKNDSLVKVIDNASFEINKGELVALIAPSGAGKTTLLMMIGCVLEPTSGEIWLGEEVVYNNKWIAKDTRRIRREKIGFIFQAHYLIPFLNVIENITLLPQVNKVSEKEAKQKAMELLEYLEIADKAHAMPSQLSGGQNQRVAIARALANNPEIILADEPTAALDAHRSISVIKMLKKIAIEQNVAIITVTHDERILPYFDKIMKIQNRGIVFEELDENQIL, translated from the coding sequence ATGGAAAAAAAATCTGCCATAAAAATCAAAAAATTAGTTAAAAATTTTGGCAAAAATGATAGCTTAGTCAAAGTAATTGACAACGCCTCGTTTGAGATAAACAAAGGCGAACTTGTAGCACTTATCGCTCCAAGCGGTGCAGGAAAAACGACACTTTTGATGATGATTGGGTGTGTGCTTGAGCCTACTAGCGGAGAGATTTGGTTAGGAGAAGAAGTGGTCTATAACAACAAATGGATTGCAAAAGATACACGCCGTATTCGCAGAGAGAAGATAGGTTTTATCTTTCAAGCCCACTACCTCATTCCATTTTTAAATGTTATAGAAAATATAACACTTCTGCCTCAAGTCAACAAAGTAAGCGAAAAAGAGGCAAAACAAAAAGCGATGGAGCTGCTAGAGTATCTTGAGATTGCCGATAAAGCCCACGCTATGCCATCACAACTCTCAGGCGGACAAAACCAAAGAGTAGCAATAGCTAGAGCTTTAGCTAACAACCCAGAAATTATCTTAGCCGATGAGCCAACAGCCGCACTAGACGCCCATCGCTCAATCAGCGTTATAAAAATGCTCAAAAAAATAGCAATAGAGCAAAACGTAGCCATCATCACAGTTACCCATGATGAGAGAATTTTACCCTACTTTGACAAGATTATGAAGATACAAAACAGAGGCATTGTTTTTGAAGAGCTAGATGAAAATCAGATACTTTAA
- a CDS encoding response regulator transcription factor — MKILYLEDDITLCDTIAEYLIEEGFDVKAVYDGEEALEQVYKESFDLFLFDVNVPKINGFKLLHELRGANILTPTIFTTSLQGINDLSMGYESGADDYIKKPFALKELLFRIKALLKREFKSQNFIIKIEDGVKFNTFTNELYIRERKTALNPKETLLLKLLLKHQNECVLLEDIYSELWTHDEPYSDMSLRTYIKNLRKLIGKEMIISIKKVGYKLVQ; from the coding sequence ATGAAAATTTTATATCTTGAAGATGACATAACTCTCTGTGATACTATTGCGGAATATCTCATTGAAGAGGGGTTTGATGTTAAAGCAGTTTATGATGGAGAAGAAGCTTTAGAGCAAGTTTACAAAGAGAGTTTTGATCTGTTTTTATTTGATGTAAATGTTCCAAAAATCAATGGATTTAAGCTATTACATGAGTTAAGAGGAGCAAATATTTTAACTCCTACCATCTTTACAACTTCACTTCAAGGTATAAATGATTTATCTATGGGTTATGAGAGTGGCGCTGATGACTATATCAAAAAGCCCTTTGCCTTAAAAGAGCTACTCTTTCGCATAAAAGCACTTCTAAAACGAGAGTTTAAATCACAAAATTTTATTATTAAAATAGAAGATGGAGTAAAGTTTAACACCTTTACAAATGAGCTATATATTAGGGAGCGAAAAACAGCACTAAACCCAAAAGAGACTCTTTTGCTAAAACTTCTTCTAAAACATCAAAATGAGTGCGTCTTGCTAGAGGATATCTACTCCGAGCTCTGGACACATGATGAGCCATATAGCGATATGAGTTTAAGAACGTATATAAAAAATCTACGTAAACTTATAGGAAAAGAGATGATAATAAGCATAAAAAAAGTTGGATATAAACTTGTACAGTAG
- a CDS encoding sensor histidine kinase, translating to MYSSEKKTIFYVLGLYLSSTLLLIATLFGSYYFYKQDELMHLEEDTLKEYSSKLQEKLFDVHENGDDKYMYPRFKEFESAIYDIDKNLIFSTIDSKIETLDNKLYFKEAKTYYVSSMNPHYLGAAFMVVQKNTKSLNILNDLIATAIFVIILTFITSYFLVRAVLKPLRDNLRLLDNFIKETTHELNTPITTIMANIETLESKNCDEKSLKKLLRIKSAAATISNLYEDLVYLLLNHKISSQNEELNLSQILHNRVSYFSFMTNAKKLNIIVDIDDDVTFFADKKKIEKLIDNILSNAIKYTNKATTITIVLKPSYLLISDEGNGMSQKEISVIFQRYKRFDKTQGGFGIGYSIIKSIIDEYNIDINIESKLQKGTKVTLKW from the coding sequence TTGTACAGTAGTGAAAAAAAAACCATTTTTTATGTGCTTGGACTTTATCTAAGTTCAACACTTCTGCTTATTGCCACGCTCTTTGGCAGCTACTACTTTTATAAGCAAGATGAGCTTATGCACTTGGAAGAAGATACCCTAAAGGAGTACAGCTCAAAGTTACAAGAAAAGCTCTTTGATGTACATGAAAATGGCGATGATAAGTACATGTACCCTAGATTTAAAGAGTTTGAGAGTGCCATTTATGATATTGACAAAAACCTTATCTTCTCTACAATAGATTCAAAAATAGAGACTCTTGATAATAAACTATATTTTAAAGAGGCTAAAACGTACTATGTATCTTCTATGAACCCTCACTATTTGGGCGCTGCTTTTATGGTTGTCCAAAAAAATACAAAATCATTAAATATTTTAAATGACCTCATAGCAACAGCTATTTTCGTTATTATCCTCACCTTTATAACCTCCTATTTTCTTGTAAGAGCGGTACTAAAACCATTGAGAGACAACTTGCGACTGCTTGACAACTTCATAAAAGAAACAACGCATGAGTTAAATACACCAATAACTACAATTATGGCAAACATAGAGACACTTGAGAGTAAAAACTGTGATGAAAAATCCCTCAAAAAATTACTAAGGATAAAAAGCGCAGCAGCTACCATCTCAAATCTTTATGAGGATTTGGTATATCTACTCTTAAACCACAAAATATCATCACAAAATGAAGAGCTAAACTTATCTCAAATCTTGCACAATAGAGTTAGCTACTTCTCTTTTATGACAAATGCAAAAAAGCTCAATATAATAGTTGATATAGATGATGACGTCACCTTTTTTGCAGACAAAAAAAAGATAGAAAAACTTATAGACAACATACTCTCAAACGCTATAAAATACACAAACAAAGCAACAACTATAACCATTGTACTAAAGCCATCATATCTCTTAATTTCAGATGAGGGAAATGGGATGAGTCAAAAAGAGATAAGTGTGATTTTTCAAAGATACAAAAGATTTGATAAAACACAAGGCGGTTTTGGCATAGGATACAGCATCATAAAATCAATAATAGATGAGTACAATATAGATATAAACATAGAGTCAAAACTTCAAAAAGGTACAAAGGTAACGCTAAAATGGTAA